The Mycobacterium seoulense genome has a window encoding:
- the tcmP gene encoding three-Cys-motif partner protein TcmP: protein MTRKEELRKQVDYPSDPHTRLKHAFYRRYIACWMGKVLQGRWAKPGTIIDGFAGSGMYSDGLDGSAIMIAKLFREHICRPNFEPLTYVTNDLDPRRCEGLGGRMKALPADDRIHHVPVGPKKFEDIVADVRTQHAPPGTQTLWIIDPYGLKQIPWSIVSEIVKVPKNDAVITFMADEAHRYRTNPAMVSVMNGLYGDDSWQTIPDGLSTAQSKAALVKLYCDKLEALGCHASSFDVDVARRYTRYSLIFATHHQAGLECWNSAKWSADPTSGRGASAATAFQPSLLEPDIEPLIDDFRKRVGIHDFTELVNQAQILGHTEPHVRSALDELFREGLVVRLSPAETPKKAPWPATSRIRIFEAGPDDGGDVIEA, encoded by the coding sequence GTGACACGCAAGGAGGAACTGCGCAAGCAGGTGGACTACCCGTCGGACCCGCACACCCGCCTCAAGCACGCCTTCTACCGTCGGTACATCGCGTGCTGGATGGGCAAGGTTCTGCAGGGCAGGTGGGCCAAGCCGGGAACGATCATCGACGGATTCGCCGGTTCCGGGATGTACTCCGATGGCCTCGACGGCAGCGCGATCATGATTGCGAAGCTGTTCCGCGAACACATCTGCCGCCCGAACTTCGAGCCGCTCACCTACGTGACGAACGACCTGGACCCCCGCCGCTGCGAAGGCCTGGGCGGGCGCATGAAAGCTCTTCCGGCAGACGACCGGATCCATCACGTACCGGTCGGACCGAAGAAGTTCGAGGACATCGTTGCCGACGTGCGGACGCAACACGCTCCACCGGGAACACAGACTCTGTGGATTATTGACCCCTACGGACTGAAGCAGATCCCGTGGTCCATCGTCTCGGAGATCGTGAAGGTGCCCAAGAACGACGCCGTGATCACGTTCATGGCCGACGAAGCTCACCGGTACCGCACCAACCCGGCGATGGTCTCGGTGATGAACGGCCTCTACGGCGACGACTCGTGGCAGACCATTCCCGACGGTCTCAGCACAGCGCAGTCCAAGGCCGCGCTCGTAAAGCTCTATTGCGACAAGCTGGAAGCGCTCGGATGCCACGCCTCATCGTTCGACGTCGACGTCGCACGCCGGTACACCCGGTACTCGCTGATCTTCGCAACTCATCATCAGGCGGGCCTCGAATGCTGGAACTCCGCCAAGTGGTCTGCGGACCCCACGAGCGGCCGCGGGGCCAGCGCCGCTACGGCGTTTCAGCCGAGCCTGCTTGAACCCGACATAGAGCCCTTGATCGACGACTTCCGGAAGCGCGTCGGTATTCACGACTTCACCGAACTGGTCAACCAGGCGCAAATTCTCGGTCACACGGAACCGCACGTGCGCAGCGCTCTCGACGAGCTGTTCCGGGAAGGGCTTGTGGTCCGGCTGTCTCCCGCCGAGACGCCGAAAAAGGCACCGTGGCCAGCCACAAGCCGTATCCGAATCTTCGAGGCGGGACCGGATGACGGAGGAGACGTCATCGAGGCTTAA
- a CDS encoding PIN domain-containing protein → MYRAVLDTCALVPSLQRDFLLQLATEEAYAPIWGSGILFELDYILAGLHDRRGISDSARRRQHLFDQLKQAFPGSEVHAPKDREYSYGLNDPDDGHVAHAAIIGKADAIVTDDRRAGFSTAGVLAEADIETVHPHQFAANTVSAHPHAGVRALREMSNRRTNPPQTPEQILDLLVTQHNMTEVAEILLPLLAEDTRCPG, encoded by the coding sequence GTGTATCGCGCTGTCCTCGACACCTGCGCCCTCGTGCCGAGCCTTCAGCGTGACTTCCTGCTGCAGTTGGCCACCGAGGAGGCTTACGCGCCCATCTGGGGATCTGGGATTCTCTTCGAGCTGGACTACATACTCGCCGGCCTGCACGACAGGCGCGGGATCAGCGATAGCGCAAGGCGCCGACAGCACCTTTTCGACCAGCTGAAGCAGGCGTTTCCGGGCTCAGAGGTTCACGCACCCAAAGACCGCGAGTACAGCTACGGACTCAACGATCCCGATGACGGCCACGTCGCCCACGCGGCGATCATCGGCAAAGCCGACGCCATCGTCACCGACGATCGCCGGGCCGGGTTCAGCACAGCCGGCGTGCTCGCGGAGGCCGATATCGAGACTGTGCACCCACATCAGTTCGCAGCCAACACAGTGTCAGCGCACCCGCATGCAGGAGTACGGGCGTTGCGAGAGATGTCGAATCGCCGAACCAACCCGCCGCAGACCCCGGAACAGATCCTCGACCTGCTGGTGACACAGCACAACATGACCGAGGTCGCCGAGATCCTGCTGCCGCTGCTGGCGGAAGACACCCGGTGTCCCGGCTGA
- a CDS encoding N-6 DNA methylase has translation MEEYAEELAELVSPDAAAMEEDDLVQISAPLPQLAAPEQSAELRGPYAAEVTSPHLDQIVARLAAQTSRPEATTQADIYALLTQADIGLGTDEVATMEAQVGDGTRRRIDVEIGQCVIEVKKNLHAADLAAAEEQLAGYVAQRTQALGRYVGILTDGREWRLYHLDNGALELVSTHTLSVQNPDSDELLVWLESVMSTLSAIQPVPEEIERRLGAESPAHMLDAAELQAIYDANKDDNEVQLKRQLWAKLLRAALGEDFVDSEELFINHTLLVTTAELIAHAVLGFDVGPTGTLTAREITSGAEFANARIRGVVEADFFDWVTDTPTGESFVRNLGRRVSRFDWRTVEHDVLKVLYQSVITQETRESLGEYYTPDWLADRMVHAFVTDALNSVVADPSCGSGTFLFHAVRHFLAAASEAGIDIDDAVQQATHHVVGIDVHPVAVTLARVTYLLALGRENITSGGRKDLTVPVYLGDSIQWRQEADIFSSEAVRVRTDEADIAGGSGLFTLDLLFPRSVLKNATEFDYLVSDMADRALVTEPSNAGKAVLPVLKSRGIAPDGKDGKMLAETFSNLCTLRAQGRNHIWGYYVRNLIRPLWLAEPDNRVDVLIGNPPWLRYNKMTGPMQVQFRALSRERNLLTGALGASGRDLATLFVVRAVELYLRRGGEFAFVMPHGVLSRSPHTGFRSGDWRSDTGNHLTVEFGESWDLKGADTATGFPIPCCVVHGKLSESIGKMPATTLAWAGRLSRADVPWSVASEKLTTGPSAVRVLDHGVVVPESPYKERFRQGAIIVPKVLLFVEDAPAGPLGPGAGRRDVTSARSRLEKLPWKDCDSLRANVETRFIHPIYLGEQVLPFRTTEPKEAVLPITKTSIMSADEIELHGGLQAWWSEAETVWERHRPARETKPLRERMDYHAQLSSQLPIAPTRVVYTASGNTIAAAIVRDDRAVIEHKLYWAPCLVEGEAHYLTAILNSAPILANVQPLQAVGLFGPRDFDTHLFTAPFPTYDDEVSLHVQLAELGKQAETEAATVDISGANTFQQARTKVREHLTDTGTEAAIVEAVTELLLTVAAES, from the coding sequence ATGGAGGAGTACGCAGAGGAACTGGCTGAACTGGTCTCGCCCGACGCCGCCGCGATGGAGGAGGACGATCTGGTCCAGATATCGGCGCCCCTTCCGCAACTCGCCGCTCCAGAGCAAAGCGCCGAGCTTCGTGGCCCTTACGCTGCGGAGGTGACCTCGCCACACCTGGACCAGATCGTCGCTCGACTAGCAGCGCAAACCAGCAGACCCGAAGCAACGACGCAGGCGGACATCTACGCGCTGCTCACCCAGGCCGACATCGGACTAGGAACCGATGAGGTGGCGACGATGGAGGCCCAAGTCGGCGACGGGACCCGCCGCCGGATCGATGTCGAGATCGGCCAGTGCGTCATCGAGGTCAAGAAGAACCTGCACGCCGCGGACCTCGCAGCCGCTGAAGAGCAGCTAGCCGGATATGTCGCCCAGAGGACCCAGGCGCTCGGCCGGTACGTGGGCATCCTCACTGACGGCCGCGAATGGAGGCTCTACCACCTCGACAACGGCGCGCTGGAACTGGTGTCCACCCACACGCTCAGCGTGCAGAACCCGGACAGCGATGAACTCCTCGTCTGGCTGGAATCGGTGATGTCCACACTGAGCGCCATCCAGCCCGTTCCCGAAGAGATCGAGCGGCGGCTCGGCGCCGAGTCGCCGGCACACATGCTCGACGCCGCCGAGCTGCAAGCCATCTACGATGCCAACAAGGACGACAACGAGGTCCAGCTCAAACGCCAGCTCTGGGCGAAGCTGCTCCGCGCGGCACTCGGCGAAGACTTTGTAGACAGCGAAGAGCTGTTCATCAACCACACCCTCCTGGTAACCACCGCCGAGTTGATCGCCCACGCCGTCCTCGGCTTCGATGTCGGTCCGACCGGCACACTCACCGCACGGGAGATCACCAGCGGCGCCGAGTTCGCCAACGCCCGCATTCGAGGTGTCGTGGAGGCCGACTTCTTCGACTGGGTCACCGACACCCCGACCGGCGAGTCGTTTGTCCGCAATCTGGGGCGGCGAGTATCTCGATTCGATTGGCGCACCGTCGAACACGACGTGCTCAAGGTGCTCTACCAGTCCGTCATCACCCAGGAGACCCGCGAGAGTCTCGGCGAGTACTACACCCCCGACTGGCTCGCCGACCGCATGGTGCACGCGTTCGTTACCGACGCGTTGAATTCGGTGGTTGCCGACCCCAGCTGCGGCAGCGGCACGTTCCTGTTCCACGCCGTGCGGCACTTCCTCGCCGCCGCCTCCGAAGCCGGTATCGACATCGACGACGCGGTGCAGCAGGCCACGCACCACGTTGTCGGCATCGATGTGCACCCCGTCGCTGTGACCCTTGCGCGCGTCACCTACCTGCTCGCATTGGGGCGCGAGAACATCACCTCCGGCGGTCGGAAGGACCTGACCGTGCCGGTCTATCTCGGCGACTCGATTCAGTGGCGCCAGGAAGCCGACATCTTCAGCAGCGAGGCGGTCCGAGTACGCACCGACGAGGCCGACATCGCGGGCGGCAGTGGACTGTTCACCCTGGACCTCCTGTTTCCGCGCAGCGTGCTGAAGAACGCCACCGAGTTCGATTACCTAGTTTCCGACATGGCTGATCGAGCGCTGGTTACCGAACCCTCCAATGCCGGGAAGGCGGTCCTACCCGTCCTGAAGAGTCGGGGCATCGCGCCCGATGGCAAGGACGGAAAGATGCTCGCCGAGACCTTCTCGAACCTATGCACCTTGAGAGCCCAAGGCCGCAACCATATTTGGGGCTACTACGTCCGAAACCTGATCCGTCCCCTCTGGCTGGCCGAACCCGACAACCGGGTGGACGTCCTGATCGGCAACCCACCGTGGCTGCGCTACAACAAGATGACCGGCCCGATGCAGGTACAGTTCCGTGCCCTGTCACGGGAGCGCAACCTGCTCACCGGCGCTCTGGGGGCGTCGGGCCGCGACCTTGCGACTCTCTTCGTGGTCCGCGCCGTCGAGCTGTACCTACGCCGTGGGGGCGAGTTCGCGTTCGTCATGCCTCACGGGGTCTTGAGTCGCAGCCCCCACACCGGTTTCCGGAGCGGTGACTGGCGCAGCGATACCGGCAACCACCTCACGGTCGAGTTCGGTGAAAGCTGGGATTTGAAGGGCGCCGACACCGCAACGGGCTTCCCCATCCCGTGCTGTGTCGTCCACGGGAAGCTCTCGGAGTCGATCGGCAAGATGCCCGCGACCACCCTTGCGTGGGCGGGGCGGTTGTCTCGCGCCGACGTCCCGTGGTCGGTGGCATCGGAGAAGCTCACCACCGGTCCCTCGGCGGTGCGGGTCCTCGACCACGGTGTCGTGGTGCCGGAGAGCCCGTACAAGGAGCGGTTCCGCCAGGGCGCGATCATCGTACCTAAGGTGCTGCTATTCGTTGAAGATGCACCAGCCGGACCACTCGGACCGGGTGCGGGCCGTCGCGACGTCACCTCTGCGCGCAGCCGCCTGGAGAAGTTGCCGTGGAAAGACTGCGATTCGCTTCGAGCGAACGTGGAGACGCGCTTCATCCACCCCATCTACCTCGGGGAACAGGTTTTACCCTTCCGGACGACCGAACCGAAGGAAGCAGTTCTACCGATCACCAAGACCTCAATCATGTCCGCAGATGAAATCGAGCTCCACGGAGGTTTGCAGGCGTGGTGGTCCGAAGCCGAGACGGTGTGGGAGCGGCACCGACCAGCGCGTGAGACCAAGCCGCTGCGCGAGCGAATGGACTACCACGCGCAGCTCTCCTCGCAGTTACCCATCGCGCCGACCAGAGTCGTCTACACCGCCTCCGGTAACACGATTGCGGCGGCCATCGTCCGTGATGATCGGGCGGTCATCGAGCACAAGTTGTACTGGGCTCCGTGCCTGGTCGAAGGAGAAGCCCACTACCTGACGGCGATTCTGAACTCCGCTCCGATCCTTGCCAATGTGCAGCCGCTACAAGCGGTGGGGCTGTTCGGACCCCGCGACTTCGACACGCACTTGTTCACTGCGCCGTTCCCCACATATGACGATGAGGTGAGTCTGCACGTTCAGCTGGCCGAGCTCGGTAAGCAGGCCGAGACCGAAGCCGCCACGGTTGACATCAGCGGCGCCAACACGTTCCAGCAAGCCCGGACCAAAGTCCGCGAACACCTGACGGATACCGGCACCGAGGCTGCCATCGTCGAGGCGGTGACCGAGCTCCTTCTCACAGTGGCCGCCGAATCCTGA
- a CDS encoding rolling circle replication-associated protein produces the protein MPRIASSATGPTTSTNGATTASEQPPCRLGSAGASEDGRARTPEAVRPQGGRAPAVGRTSTEAPSLNPATAGGLVICAENVRKSVDDGIATGELRAIDALGLRFPSPEMVAAAAALFEPAPPWAAGPGRRGVEPESGRFRISVGPGVVRLGWTNPVRAEKTAERAVGHHQRDVDDAKFHVRNELKHNAGHGGQAVVSSTRRSPADSDRAGTCGVITEWSRKSRSSMCRTFAELDYSPLVESGRVPAMVTLTYPGHWEVVAPHGASVKRHMVLWRKRFQREYGEPARYIWKLEFQRRGAPHIHLWMAPPMSPGRSGLGFSQWLSEAWSLVVDHPDPVQKARHRLAGTAIDVRNGLKACDPKRLAVYFTKHSSPNLNGDKEYQHVVPELWRRPGCGPGRFWGVYGLKKAIAVVEVAQDAYLAARRIVRRWSRSQAVYGDSASRFPTAMVPRKATLLVPRVNRDTGTVTYRRVRRRRTLCNQGGLAGGYALVNDGPAFAVKLALAIT, from the coding sequence ATGCCCAGAATCGCATCATCAGCCACCGGACCGACAACGTCGACGAACGGCGCGACAACCGCATCCGAACAGCCGCCATGCAGGCTCGGTTCTGCCGGCGCCTCGGAGGACGGGAGGGCGCGAACGCCCGAGGCCGTCAGGCCGCAGGGCGGGAGAGCGCCAGCGGTCGGCCGTACGTCAACCGAGGCGCCGAGCCTCAACCCGGCCACTGCCGGCGGGCTTGTTATATGTGCCGAAAATGTCCGCAAGTCGGTTGACGACGGGATCGCGACCGGCGAGCTGCGGGCGATCGACGCACTGGGGCTGCGGTTCCCGAGTCCCGAGATGGTCGCCGCGGCTGCGGCATTATTCGAGCCAGCGCCACCGTGGGCGGCTGGTCCTGGGCGTCGCGGGGTCGAACCTGAGTCCGGACGGTTCCGCATCAGTGTCGGTCCTGGCGTGGTGCGGCTCGGGTGGACCAATCCAGTCCGTGCCGAAAAGACCGCCGAACGGGCGGTGGGTCATCACCAACGCGACGTTGACGACGCCAAGTTCCATGTCCGGAATGAACTCAAACACAATGCCGGGCACGGTGGTCAGGCCGTCGTGTCTTCGACACGACGGAGTCCTGCGGACAGCGACCGAGCTGGTACCTGCGGTGTCATCACAGAGTGGTCCAGGAAATCACGATCGTCGATGTGCCGTACTTTCGCCGAGCTGGACTACAGCCCGTTGGTGGAATCTGGCCGCGTCCCCGCTATGGTCACACTCACTTATCCCGGGCACTGGGAGGTCGTCGCCCCGCATGGAGCCAGCGTCAAGCGGCACATGGTGTTGTGGCGCAAACGCTTTCAACGGGAGTATGGCGAACCCGCTCGCTACATCTGGAAATTGGAATTTCAGCGGCGCGGTGCACCCCACATTCACCTATGGATGGCACCTCCGATGTCGCCCGGTCGATCAGGCCTGGGCTTCTCTCAGTGGCTGTCCGAAGCGTGGTCTCTGGTCGTTGACCATCCCGACCCGGTGCAGAAAGCTCGCCATCGGCTCGCCGGAACCGCCATCGACGTGCGCAACGGGCTGAAAGCCTGCGACCCCAAGCGGCTCGCCGTCTACTTCACCAAGCACTCATCACCAAACCTGAACGGCGACAAGGAATACCAGCACGTAGTGCCCGAATTGTGGCGGCGGCCCGGCTGCGGCCCCGGCCGGTTCTGGGGTGTGTACGGACTCAAGAAGGCCATCGCTGTCGTCGAAGTCGCCCAGGATGCGTACCTGGCTGCTCGGCGGATCGTGCGACGCTGGTCACGTAGCCAGGCAGTGTACGGCGATTCGGCCAGCCGCTTCCCTACTGCCATGGTGCCGCGCAAGGCCACGCTCCTGGTCCCGCGCGTCAACCGCGATACCGGCACTGTGACGTACCGGCGGGTCCGCCGACGACGAACGCTCTGCAATCAAGGCGGCCTGGCCGGCGGATATGCCCTCGTGAATGACGGTCCAGCGTTCGCCGTCAAGCTTGCGCTCGCAATCACGTAG
- a CDS encoding helix-turn-helix domain-containing protein, protein MSTASAEIVSPVPADADGLADVLSFIEAHEARHGTSPEPAFFLSGASEHDRVELTEQLHEVLKRAVHALSHGQSISILTRDQEISTQQAAEILGLSRPTVVRLIQNGELDAHVPGAVRRKLRLADVLAYREELHARRNQFITESSAEFADADADEVAELLAEAKRKR, encoded by the coding sequence ATGAGCACCGCCTCCGCGGAGATTGTCAGCCCGGTTCCGGCCGATGCCGATGGGCTTGCCGATGTCCTGAGCTTCATCGAGGCGCACGAAGCCCGTCACGGGACCTCTCCTGAGCCTGCATTCTTCCTGTCCGGTGCGAGCGAACACGATCGCGTCGAACTGACCGAACAGCTTCACGAGGTCCTCAAGCGTGCCGTCCACGCCCTCAGCCACGGCCAGTCGATCAGCATCCTGACCCGTGACCAGGAAATCTCCACCCAGCAGGCCGCCGAGATCCTCGGCCTGAGCCGCCCCACGGTGGTCCGCCTCATCCAGAACGGCGAGTTAGACGCGCACGTGCCCGGCGCGGTCCGACGCAAGCTGCGGCTTGCTGATGTCCTTGCCTACCGCGAGGAACTTCACGCTCGACGCAACCAGTTCATCACCGAGAGTTCGGCGGAGTTCGCGGACGCCGACGCCGACGAGGTCGCCGAGTTACTCGCCGAGGCGAAACGCAAGCGTTGA
- a CDS encoding DUF5131 family protein, with amino-acid sequence MADRSAIEWTEATWNPVTGCDRVSAGCDHCYAMTLAKRLKAMGSAKYQQDGDPRTSGPGFGITVHPQALDEPRRWRNSRVVFVNSMSDLFHARVPIDFIRDVFDVCRDTPQHTYQVLTKRSLRLRRVADKLDWPDNLWMGVSVENADALPRVDHLREVPAAVRFLSCEPLLGPLDGIDLTGIGWVIAGGESGLRYRPMQLSWAQGIRDACTEAEVPFFFKQWGGRTPKAAGRELEGQLWDEMPSAATG; translated from the coding sequence ATGGCGGACCGTTCGGCGATCGAGTGGACCGAGGCAACCTGGAACCCCGTGACCGGCTGCGACCGTGTGTCCGCCGGCTGCGACCACTGCTACGCGATGACCCTGGCCAAGCGCCTCAAGGCGATGGGCTCAGCGAAGTACCAGCAGGACGGCGACCCGCGCACCTCCGGCCCCGGGTTCGGCATCACGGTCCACCCGCAGGCCCTCGACGAACCGCGGCGCTGGCGCAACTCCCGCGTCGTGTTCGTCAACTCGATGTCCGACCTGTTCCACGCCCGCGTGCCGATCGACTTCATCCGCGACGTGTTCGACGTCTGCCGTGACACCCCGCAGCACACCTACCAGGTGCTCACGAAGCGGAGCCTGCGGCTGCGGCGGGTGGCTGACAAGCTGGACTGGCCGGACAACCTCTGGATGGGCGTATCGGTGGAGAACGCCGACGCGCTACCGCGCGTCGACCATCTCCGCGAGGTGCCAGCCGCCGTCCGCTTCTTGTCGTGTGAGCCGCTGCTCGGGCCGCTCGACGGGATCGACCTCACCGGCATCGGCTGGGTGATCGCCGGCGGCGAGAGCGGGCTGCGGTACCGGCCTATGCAGCTGTCGTGGGCGCAGGGCATCCGTGATGCGTGCACCGAGGCCGAGGTCCCCTTCTTCTTCAAGCAGTGGGGCGGCCGCACCCCAAAGGCCGCCGGCCGAGAACTCGAAGGGCAGCTGTGGGATGAGATGCCCAGCGCGGCAACGGGTTAA